Part of the Methanolobus chelungpuianus genome is shown below.
GAGAATAGACCCGCCGAGTCCACTTGGAATATACTCAACCAGCCTAGGTCTTTTTCTTCTTGTATCCGATTCCCTCGTCCCATAGATGGCGCGTTAATAAGCTGTGGAAAGTTGGATAAGTGAAATATTCCGTGGTGGCAAACTCACTGTCATGCCATATAAGATAATCTTTCAATACTTTCAGATCCTTTTCCATCCTATCGGTCGCCTGCCATTTGCCACCTGAATCTTCCATGCCAGGATGTTTTGAAATCTCCTGGTCATGTTTCAATGTACTTGCGGTTGTATAGCTTGCGTGAGCTAGCTCACGCACCCACTTATAATCGACTTCCCTTACCAGTTGCTCCAGATACTCGATGTATTCCTCTTTGCTCATATCCCGGAGATGCTCATTATAGAAAGAGTGCTGGAATTCAACAGACCCTTCGTCGTAAAAGATCCCATTCACACCCTCAGTGTTCGCAACGGCATACCTCGCCAGTTCTCTGGGGGACTGGCCGGGGGGTTCCTTGCTTACTCTCTTCTTCAAAAACTCATCCTCCATGAGTGATTGCAGAAATAAGGATTATAAAAGATACACAAATTTAATGTGCTGACAATCTGATCAAAGCTCTAACGATGCATGAACATATTTATACTGAACTAAATAAGTTCCTAAGGTAGGACGAGACACCCTCTGTCACCACGCTTCAGGTGCCTCTTCCCTGCGAACCAGGATATTCCCCAACTTCCCGGCAACTTCTACTGTTGATAACCCGCGCGTTACTCCCGCGCCCACAATTAAAACTTAAGACTTCCTGTTACTTAACTTAATCCCAGCTTAATGAAAGAAGTGGTGATAATTTATTACCACAAATTGTTTTATAACGATCTTGTTCTGGCAGGGTCTTACAACTGCAATATGCACTTAGTTTAGGCGGTCTGCACAAATATGGATCTTCTCACAGTTTCCTCGGCCCTGAGAGTTTATTGTAAAATGTGGGAGAGTGCTGGAAACACACCAATCTGATCACTCTTCTGCCTTGTTTATAAATTCCGTTCTGAACTGATGATGTGCAAGGGTATCTCTAAAAGGGTGAATATTCCCAATGATTGATTTTCTATTCATGTGCAATCGGTGTCCATAATCCGGCTTACTTTGCTCTTTATATTAACAATGTATAATTTCTCGTGTACTCTGTAAATAGGTAATATTATTATGATGACTATTATTATATACAAAACTATAGATAATTTTAAATATTATAATAATAGCTCCTTTAATAATAAGAGAAAGGATGGTGCGGGATATCCGGATCATCCCCGATAAAAGTAACAATTATTAAAGGTGATAAATGATGGCAAACCTGAAAAACACATGCACGCTGGCGGCCATATTCATCATAGCCATGTCAGCTCTTGTTTCAGCAAATGAGATGAACGACGAAAACCAGATAATGATTTCCGGATCAATGGAAAATGCGACCAGGATCTTTCCGACTGTCGTGAAGACGCTCTACGCAGGGCAGCATATTGAGGTAGGCACTGTAACCGTATCCAGTGACGTTGACAACCTTACTATAAAGTATGAGACTACTGATAACTGGACCCTGAAGAATACCCATCTTCATATAGCAACATCCTATGAGAACATTCCGAAAACAGACAGTTACAACCCAATACCAGGCCAGTTCGACTACCAGGGTGAGAACCTCCCTTGCGGAACAACGAACGTTACCTATGTGATCCCCATAAGCAATGAGAACATCACTCTCTTCATTGCAGCCCACGCAGACGTATCAAAGATCAACGATAAGGAAGCAGATAAGAAGGACAGAGATAAGGAAGATAATAAAGACAAGGAAGAGAAGAGCGATGAAGGAGCCTGGGCTGAGGGAATAGAATTCCCCGGAAACAACTGGGCTACATACTTCACCTATGACATAGCCGAGTTCATCGAAGAAGAAAAAGAGGAGGATAACCCTGTAGATGAGGAAGAGGACGAATCCGGAAGCGAAGGAGAGGATGAGTCAGAAGATGAGGGAGAAAATGAGTCCGGAAGTGAAGGAGAGGATGAATCAGAAGGCGAGGAGGAAGACCAGTCCGGAATTGATGAAGAGGATGGGTCAGAAGATGAGGAAGGGGACAACTCTGCAGGTAATCCGGAAGAAGAAAACAAAGCTGACAATACAAAGAAGTCCGGCGGTTCATCAGGCTCAGGCAGGATGGTATCTATAACACCTTCCGCAAGCAGTGAGAATGACAATGCGTACATGAACTTTGATGTTCAGGAAGAGCAGCCTCCGATGGTGAGCATGCCGGAGCCGGTATATGAGGACGAGGATCAGGGAACCCTGGCTGCCATTATGGAAAAGGGTGGTAACTTCCTGTGGATAATCATAGCCCTCCTCCTTAGCGGAATATGGATAATGTCCGGCTACGGGCTTACCTTCCATTAAATTCATGGCTGACAGCCTGGCTTTGCCAGGCAATCCTTTTTTGCATCCAAACTATGTCTTTCATCTGCCCCTGCTATATGAACATCAGGATAACATCCCGGGCACGATGAAACTAATATACATATGTAAACATACTATGGAGCAAAAGTTCAGAGGTGGGCAGGAATTTCTCAATATCATGCATGTACGCTTTTTCCGGGGGATGCCTTCAGGGAGTGGCTCATAGAGGTCCTTGGGGACCGGATAAGTAATAAAGACTGCAAGGTCGATGTTTTCAGGTATGCGTCTGCATCGCATACTGTGTGCAGGTACAGGTTCCGGGGAGAGCACTACAGTGTGATGGCAAAATTCTTCGCAGAGCCGGCTGGTGAACTGAGGAACTATGACGCGCACAGGGCAATGCTGAAAGAGTATGAGAACCTGCAGAAAGCAGGCCAATTCGTCAGTGTATCAAGGCCTCTTGCCGTGCGTGCTGATTATAACTGCGTGCTGATCACCGAATATATCAGGGGTAATAACCTCCTATGGTATTTTAAGCATCGTGAGCAACTATATGATGTCCTGACATCAGTTGCGCTCATGTATCGCAGGCTCCATGACAGCACACGGACATATTATGATAAAGAGCGGGAGTTTGCAAACTTCCATCATATACTGGACCAGCACGCACTGGACCATCGTAAGAGGGAGCACTTCAACCGCCTGCTGGGAATGTGGTGGTACAGCCCTTTCATTGACAGGGACTGCGGCTGTATGATACACAGGGATGCCTCGCCACTTAACTATATTATCCGGGAAGGAAAACCGTACATGCTTGATATGGAGAGCTGCTGGCACAACGCAAATAACATAAGGGATGTGGGAACGCTGTGTGCAGAGCTGAAGAACTATTTCCAGCTGAACTGCGGGTCGGGGATGAAGGCCGAGCCCTATATCGGGCACCTTCTCTGGCAATACAGCAGGAACGAAGAGGAATTCCGCAGAATAAGCAAAACCCTGCCGTTCTTCATGAGCATAGGCCTGCTCAGGACTGCCAGACTGTACAGGCACACAGCATACTATGAGTATCTTACCAGGGAGGCTCTCGAGTGTTTGAAAGCTATAGAGTGAAGGGACTTATTTTTGACTGCTACCACACCATCGTGGACATCAAGACGGATGAAAGTGATTACTACACCTATGATACTGTAAGCAAATGGCTCCAATACCAGGGAGTGATGATCGACCCCCGGAGGCTGAAGGGCGAATATCATGCCCTGGCAAAGGAAACGGTGGAAGCCTCCGGGGAAGAACACGCCGAGATCAGGGTCGAGGAGATATTTGAGAGGATCTGCAGGGATAACTCTGTCTGGGATATCGATGAGCACAAACTTGGGATCGAGACCTCGAAGGTGTTCCGTTCGGCTTCATTACGGAAGATCGGGGTCTTCCCGGAGAGCCTGAAGATAATCGAAGAGAGCCCCTCTTTGATAAAGTGCATGCTTTCCAACGGGCAGCGCGTATTCTCCGAACTGGAATTGCGTTTCCTGGGACTCTACGACCTCTTTGATATCATTATCTTCTCCTCGGATGTCAGGTACAAGAAGCCCAACCCGAAGATATACAGGCTTGCACTTGAAAAGATGCAGCTTGAACCCTGGGAAGTGATCTTCATAGGGGACACGCCGGAGAACGACATTATAGCTCCGCAGGAGATGGGAATGCAGGCCATGCATATCCAGGATGCATGGAAGCTGCTGCCCTGAGAACGGATGTCTGTTCATCTAAGCTTCAATAAGCGCCTGGAGACCTGACCGTTATATCCATGGTAGCCGAAGCGATGGTTATCCTGTCGTCCTTCTGGAGGTCCTCAAGTATCAGGCGGCTAAGCCTGTCATGGATATACCTCCTCTGTCTTGCCAGGGTTATATATCTTATAGAGAGGTCTATCCAGTTGTCGGTCATCCTGAGGTAGATAGCAGGAACCTGCGTATACTCCGAAAGATAATATTTCTTGCTCAGCCCGGATATCTGCTCCTGTGCTGCAAGGGTCACTCCCAGGGTTTCCTCCCTGACTATGCCCATTATTCTTTCATGGGCACCCTTCCAGTCGCTGTGGTAGGTGATTGGGAGGATTATCTCGTCCCATATGAAGGGATTATCCTTACTGTAGTTGTTTATCACGCTGTCCAGGACCACACTGTTCGGAATGGTGGATATCCTTCCCGTGGGCTGGTCTGCATTGACCCATTCCTTCAGTTCAAAGAGCGTGGTATTCAGGATTCCAATATCGATTATATCGCCCATCTTTGAGTTGATCTCTATCCTGTCACCTACCCTGTAGGTCCCCGTTGTGAAAATTATCAACCCGCCCATGAGGTTCTTGAAGAAATCCTGTAAGGCAACGGTCACACCGGCAGCTATCAGTCCGTATGAAACAAGCAGGACCTGTGTATCTTCCACCCACACACGGATAGACACCAGCAGGAGGAGAACGACATATAATATGGAAACTATCCTGCTGAATTCGAATCTGGTCTTGTCATCCTTGATCTTCTTAGCTATCCGGTATTCCAGAACCACTTTGAAGAAAAGGTGTATTACCGTGAGCCATAGAAGTGTGGAGTATATCCTGAACAGGAAAAAGCTTCTATGCTCAACAGCCAGAAGCCATGCTGTAACGGTCAGCAGCAGGAGAGAGAAAACAACGATGAGATGTTTCATTGGTATATTTTTGGGAAGGATTCAAATAAATACCTTTTTGATTTGCTAATAACTATATTAAAAGTCTCGCGTAAACACAGTCCGCTTTATATGAGGAGGTTGTGAGTCTATAAGGTCAAAAGCAAGGAATGATCCGAAAGAATGATCCGCTATGGACCGGAGTAAGAAAATGAGGCAACGGTATGCTGAACATACCGGCCCGATATAAATAAGAACTAATTCAGGGAATTAATCTGCTTAATATCTCTTTGGAGGTCTGTGGTTCTGGTAGCATTCCCTGCAGTATACGGGCCTGTCACCTGAGGGCACGAAGGGCACCTGTGTTTCCTGGCCGCAGTCTGCACAGGTTGCAGGGTGCATCTCCCTCGGACCGCTTGGCCTGAAGCCGCCACTTCCGCCCCTGTCGTTCCTTGGACCGCTTGGCCTGAAGCCACCGCTTCCGCCTCTGTCGTTCCTGTCGCCCCTGTCATTCCTTGGACCGCTTGATCTGAAGCCACCGTTTCCGCCGCTGCCGCCTCTCTTATCGTTTCTCATGTTTGATTTCCTTTGTGTTGTATTTATGTGTAACTTCCTATGCGGAAGAGAGAACCTTCGCATGACTCGTTCAATCTGATCTTTGTATCTCTTATCCTACCTGACACCAAATCATCATTCTTAAGAGACAGCATGGATTTACCCCTGGCTCCTGAACTGTGATATGTGAACAGACCTAGCTGAGACGGAAACATTTATCCTGCAATCGATACGATATTCTCTTTTATTGTCTGCAATTAACCTAAAAGAAGTAATAGAACGGAATCATCCCTTTTCTTAACCCATCAAGTAAGTTAACTGTAAGTTAGAAATGCTCTTGCAGATATAAATCATTTACCGTCGTCCGGGAGTTATAAACGGGATCAAAGCAGATGATTTAAGTCTTTGAAGGAGCATAGGGTATTAAAAGCTGTACAGACGTCTGTAATTGCTCTTTAGCAGTTAATTTGAAAAAGGGAAAGAGGATTCTTACTATCATGGCACCTGAAACGAGTAAACCTGTGATCGCGGTCATGCGGCCTGAAATGTATCTGGGGACATCTGTGGGACTTGCACAGTCAGCAGGATTTGGCACTCTTGCAGTCCCCCTGGCAGAGCTCAGCAACATAAAGGATAGTGTATTCGACGGCTTTTTCTCACGTGTTATGAAAGGTGAGACCGACTGCGTGATATTTGCAGGCCCGGGAGAAATAGAGTATACCCTGAGGAAGATACCTTATCCTATCAGGCCCCAATTCATTGAAGCGCTGAACCAGAGGTATGTAGTGGCTGTCAATACTGAGACCAGGGAGTCACTTGAACAGGAGAATGTAAAGGTGCAGGGTATGCCCGAAATTTACAATACTGAGGAAGTTGCCTTTTACATGCAGGACTATGCAGATGAAGCTGTCATAGATGTGGTATATGGCACGCCGGACTCCAATAAGTTCACTGACAGCCTTCGTGATTTCGGCGCTACGGTTTTCGAGACAAGGGTTTACAACCTGATCGATCCGGACAGGGAGGAGCAGGTGCAATTCATCAGGACGGCAATGGAAGGCAATATCGATGTGTTTGCTTTTACGGACCCGATAACAGTGCACAATTTCTTTGACCACGCCAGACGCCAGGGTCTTGACAGGGATGCAGCACAGGTACTCAACAACTCAATTACTGCCGCAATCGGTGAATCAACGGCGTACACGCTGAAGCTGTACAAAGTAAAACCTAAGGTAACGCCTGAGAATTTCACATTCGAAGAACTGCTTCAAGCATCCATGAAGGCTTACAGGGATAAAAAAGGCAGCA
Proteins encoded:
- a CDS encoding aminoglycoside phosphotransferase family protein, whose protein sequence is MAKFFAEPAGELRNYDAHRAMLKEYENLQKAGQFVSVSRPLAVRADYNCVLITEYIRGNNLLWYFKHREQLYDVLTSVALMYRRLHDSTRTYYDKEREFANFHHILDQHALDHRKREHFNRLLGMWWYSPFIDRDCGCMIHRDASPLNYIIREGKPYMLDMESCWHNANNIRDVGTLCAELKNYFQLNCGSGMKAEPYIGHLLWQYSRNEEEFRRISKTLPFFMSIGLLRTARLYRHTAYYEYLTREALECLKAIE
- a CDS encoding HAD family hydrolase gives rise to the protein MFESYRVKGLIFDCYHTIVDIKTDESDYYTYDTVSKWLQYQGVMIDPRRLKGEYHALAKETVEASGEEHAEIRVEEIFERICRDNSVWDIDEHKLGIETSKVFRSASLRKIGVFPESLKIIEESPSLIKCMLSNGQRVFSELELRFLGLYDLFDIIIFSSDVRYKKPNPKIYRLALEKMQLEPWEVIFIGDTPENDIIAPQEMGMQAMHIQDAWKLLP
- a CDS encoding mechanosensitive ion channel domain-containing protein, translated to MKHLIVVFSLLLLTVTAWLLAVEHRSFFLFRIYSTLLWLTVIHLFFKVVLEYRIAKKIKDDKTRFEFSRIVSILYVVLLLLVSIRVWVEDTQVLLVSYGLIAAGVTVALQDFFKNLMGGLIIFTTGTYRVGDRIEINSKMGDIIDIGILNTTLFELKEWVNADQPTGRISTIPNSVVLDSVINNYSKDNPFIWDEIILPITYHSDWKGAHERIMGIVREETLGVTLAAQEQISGLSKKYYLSEYTQVPAIYLRMTDNWIDLSIRYITLARQRRYIHDRLSRLILEDLQKDDRITIASATMDITVRSPGAY
- a CDS encoding CxxC-x17-CxxC domain-containing protein, which codes for MRNDKRGGSGGNGGFRSSGPRNDRGDRNDRGGSGGFRPSGPRNDRGGSGGFRPSGPREMHPATCADCGQETQVPFVPSGDRPVYCRECYQNHRPPKRY
- a CDS encoding uroporphyrinogen-III synthase, producing MAPETSKPVIAVMRPEMYLGTSVGLAQSAGFGTLAVPLAELSNIKDSVFDGFFSRVMKGETDCVIFAGPGEIEYTLRKIPYPIRPQFIEALNQRYVVAVNTETRESLEQENVKVQGMPEIYNTEEVAFYMQDYADEAVIDVVYGTPDSNKFTDSLRDFGATVFETRVYNLIDPDREEQVQFIRTAMEGNIDVFAFTDPITVHNFFDHARRQGLDRDAAQVLNNSITAAIGESTAYTLKLYKVKPKVTPENFTFEELLQASMKAYRDKKGSN